DNA sequence from the Antedon mediterranea chromosome 7, ecAntMedi1.1, whole genome shotgun sequence genome:
AGCCTTAAGGTGgtatttttattctatttaacaaaaaatatttacctgtttTTCTAATTTCTAAATAGGAACAAATTGAGTGGGCTATGGAATTCAATGCAGATTTCATAGTGGGAGAAACATTCAGTGAGCACGGCGAAGCAATGATGGCCTTAGAGGCGATAAAGACATATGGAAAAGGTAACTTTATTTGTACGTTATAGCGAAAAATTAGGTCTTTTCGTCTTTTATTAAGTTGTACATCGGCCGCTTattcaatcattaattaatagttaTATAATATTCAGTGCCTGCAGTGATAACAATGGCGTCACACAAATTTGACGTCAACGGTGACGTCGGTACAATGGATGGCTACACTCTTCAGGATTGTTGTAAACTATTAGAAGACGCCGGTGCTGCCGTGGTTGGTTTAAACTGCACACGTGGTCCTTCAACTATGCTACCAATTATGGAAAAAATTAGGAAAACTTGCAAGGGCCCGATTGCCGCTCTACCAGTGGCATACAGGACTACAAAAGAAGAGCCAACATTTCAGTCTTTGACGGATCCGTCTGACGGTTTGTCcctcatttcattttcatttcatttaatttatacaCATTTAGTCATCGCAAGGATCTTGCACTTAGAAGTTTACAAAGTTTTGAAATGATTTTGTAGTTTATAACTTTCTCATTTTTTTTTCGAGTTTGTATGTAGGCATATGATATTCCCGTTCGGTTTGGTTCCGTTCGGTTTGGTTCGGTTCCGTTCGGTTTCTATTCTACTTCTGTGTTTGTTTATGTTATAGGATCAAGAATATTTCCAGATGATCTGGAATGCCGAACCTCTTGTTGCAAAGACTTTTTTGAGTTTGGAAAGAAGTGTAAAGAGATCGGAATCCAGTATGTTGGTATCTGCTGTGGCAACGCGTGCAAGTTCACCCGAAGTCTTGCGGAATCTTTGGGACGTCAACCAGATGCAAGCCGCTATTCAACTGATATGTCGCAACATTATACATTTGGAAGCGATTCTTCATTTCGAAAGTCGTATACCGTTGACCTAAAAGCAGCAATTTAAATAAAGCATATCGAATGAAGAACAAGTAGTTCtcaagaaaatgcaatttcaatttgttactttaagaatgctcgccggctttttaa
Encoded proteins:
- the LOC140054480 gene encoding betaine--homocysteine S-methyltransferase 1-like, with protein sequence MDKRPKGLVKRLQDGENVIVAEGYLFVFQRRCYLKAGAFVPEVVIEHPELVKQQYREFVRAGSDVVLAFTYYAHREKMRLIGREDVIVEANKTALRLAREVADETGTLMAGNVCNTTLYETNGTNDAVLSSFKEQIEWAMEFNADFIVGETFSEHGEAMMALEAIKTYGKVPAVITMASHKFDVNGDVGTMDGYTLQDCCKLLEDAGAAVVGLNCTRGPSTMLPIMEKIRKTCKGPIAALPVAYRTTKEEPTFQSLTDPSDGSRIFPDDLECRTSCCKDFFEFGKKCKEIGIQYVGICCGNACKFTRSLAESLGRQPDASRYSTDMSQHYTFGSDSSFRKSYTVDLKAAI